The following are from one region of the Segatella oris genome:
- a CDS encoding DUF4973 domain-containing protein produces the protein MKVKHLPIYMVMLVSTLATLTACNDEWTEEQYTQYISFRSPLGKLGVTDIYVPYSRRNADKTFTEGSGLSSYKLPVIVSGSLQNSNNITVHIAHDGDTLNILNQARFLNRTELWYTDMKDYATVPDTVTIPSGKSVGLLNVKFNFNGIDMSNKWVLPLTVVNSKDYGYTAHPRKNYAKALLRIFPFNDYSGDYSGSMMKIFVTGDEANATAKSTIRGYVVDDKTIFFYAGDIDESRTDRAKYKIMAHFNGEKEGTVDFYTTNNDLKLKVNKQASFHIIEQKDDVRPYLIHRYVIINNISYDYVDYTSAPGSEFNWSVSGTLTLERQLNTQIPDEDQAIEW, from the coding sequence ATGAAAGTAAAACATCTTCCGATATATATGGTAATGTTAGTAAGCACACTTGCTACGCTTACTGCTTGTAACGACGAATGGACCGAAGAGCAATATACGCAGTATATCAGTTTTCGCTCACCGCTCGGCAAATTAGGCGTTACCGACATTTACGTGCCCTACAGCCGCCGTAATGCCGACAAGACTTTTACTGAAGGCAGTGGTCTCTCATCTTATAAACTGCCGGTAATCGTCAGTGGCTCATTGCAGAACAGCAATAACATTACGGTGCATATAGCACATGACGGCGACACGCTGAATATCCTCAATCAAGCCCGCTTCTTAAATCGAACTGAACTATGGTACACCGACATGAAAGATTATGCCACCGTTCCCGACACGGTGACTATCCCGTCAGGGAAAAGCGTCGGACTGCTCAATGTGAAGTTCAACTTCAACGGCATTGACATGAGCAACAAGTGGGTGCTGCCACTTACTGTCGTAAACAGTAAGGACTATGGCTACACGGCTCATCCCCGCAAGAACTACGCCAAGGCGCTCCTGCGCATCTTCCCCTTCAACGACTATTCGGGCGACTATTCGGGCAGTATGATGAAAATCTTCGTTACGGGCGACGAGGCTAACGCTACGGCAAAATCCACTATCCGTGGATATGTGGTAGACGACAAAACCATATTCTTCTACGCCGGCGATATCGATGAGAGCCGTACCGACCGTGCCAAATACAAGATCATGGCCCACTTTAACGGTGAGAAGGAGGGAACGGTAGACTTCTACACTACCAACAACGACCTGAAACTGAAAGTGAACAAACAGGCCTCTTTTCATATCATCGAACAGAAAGATGATGTAAGACCCTACTTAATACACCGCTATGTAATCATCAACAACATCAGTTATGATTACGTAGACTACACCTCTGCACCCGGTTCAGAGTTCAACTGGTCGGTCAGCGGCACGCTGACATTAGAACGACAGCTGAACACGCAGATCCCTGACGAGGATCAGGCCATCGAATGGTAA
- a CDS encoding RagB/SusD family nutrient uptake outer membrane protein, whose protein sequence is MKHKNITLITLALGIGTLFSACSDYLDSDKYFEDRRTIEKVFFSRVRSQQWLAYAYSFLKDENADVVGKERETNSFTFADDMYYGDRDVNYDSKEANELSYNTFMQGEYDENDFNDGWTMCYRGIYQASVFIANIYRNNEMTEKERLDFKGQARFVRAYFYWLLLRRYGPVPIMPDEGVDYTKSYEQIATPRSSYEEVANYISREMVQAAKEIQYTKRDGENIARPTKGACLATRALALIYAASPLANGNSDAYAKQLVDDKGRALLNADYKEEKWARAAAACKDVMQLGVYDLYHASFSTTDAAGDPATIVPAATGCSFAQSGWPTGWKDIDPFKSYRVIFNGDVAPEDNPELIFSRIDQNATRINHSMKSFARHSMPRDFGGWNTHGLTQKMVDAYYMNDGTDCPGKDSELNGGNGAARLKGFTTARDYRRGKYKPLAANVSLQYANREPRFYASVGYNGSVWEYLGDPESTHHNRQTFYYRGSGNGYNNSQFYLRTGISVKKYVNPTDVPDREDYRNIKDRAEPAIRYADILLLYAEALNELDGTYNIPSWDEATTYNIRRDITEIQKGIHPIRIRGGVPDYSTDVYANKDLLRAKIKRERMIEFMGEGKRYFDLRRWKDAPRELNQRIYGCNVMMDANHPAEFQQIIPINNLRTTFSDKMYFWPIRHSELKHNSRLTQNPGWTYND, encoded by the coding sequence ATGAAACATAAAAATATCACCCTGATAACGTTAGCGCTGGGCATCGGAACGCTCTTTTCTGCCTGCAGTGACTATCTGGACTCCGACAAATATTTCGAAGACCGCCGCACCATAGAAAAGGTTTTCTTCAGCAGAGTACGCTCCCAGCAATGGCTTGCTTACGCTTATTCGTTCTTGAAAGACGAGAATGCCGACGTCGTTGGCAAGGAGAGAGAAACCAATTCGTTTACCTTTGCTGACGACATGTACTATGGCGACCGCGATGTCAACTACGACTCCAAGGAAGCCAATGAACTTTCGTACAACACGTTCATGCAAGGTGAATACGACGAAAACGACTTTAACGACGGCTGGACTATGTGTTACAGGGGCATTTATCAGGCTTCGGTATTCATTGCCAATATCTACAGGAACAATGAAATGACCGAAAAAGAACGGCTCGACTTCAAGGGACAGGCACGTTTTGTGCGCGCTTATTTCTATTGGCTGTTGCTCCGCCGCTATGGTCCGGTGCCTATCATGCCCGATGAAGGGGTTGACTACACCAAAAGTTACGAACAGATTGCCACGCCGCGCAGTTCCTACGAAGAGGTGGCCAACTATATCAGCCGTGAAATGGTGCAGGCTGCCAAGGAAATACAATACACCAAGCGCGACGGAGAAAACATCGCACGCCCCACAAAGGGCGCCTGCTTAGCCACACGCGCCCTTGCACTGATCTACGCTGCCAGCCCACTGGCCAACGGAAACAGCGATGCCTATGCCAAGCAATTGGTAGACGACAAGGGGCGAGCACTGCTCAACGCAGACTATAAAGAAGAGAAATGGGCCCGTGCAGCAGCTGCTTGCAAAGATGTTATGCAGCTTGGTGTGTACGATCTCTATCATGCCTCGTTCAGCACGACAGATGCAGCGGGCGACCCCGCTACCATTGTGCCTGCCGCAACAGGTTGCTCATTCGCTCAAAGTGGATGGCCTACAGGCTGGAAAGATATAGATCCCTTTAAGTCTTACCGTGTCATATTCAACGGAGATGTCGCACCCGAAGACAATCCTGAACTCATCTTCTCACGCATAGATCAGAATGCCACGCGCATCAACCACAGCATGAAATCATTTGCACGTCATTCCATGCCACGCGACTTTGGCGGCTGGAACACACATGGTCTCACCCAGAAGATGGTAGACGCTTATTATATGAATGATGGTACCGACTGCCCCGGTAAAGACAGTGAACTGAACGGCGGAAACGGGGCTGCACGCCTCAAGGGATTTACCACAGCACGTGATTATCGGCGTGGAAAATACAAACCGTTGGCTGCTAATGTGTCGCTGCAATATGCCAACCGCGAACCGCGTTTCTATGCTTCTGTAGGCTATAACGGCTCTGTGTGGGAGTATTTAGGTGATCCCGAAAGCACCCACCACAACCGCCAGACTTTCTATTATCGTGGCAGTGGCAACGGCTATAACAATTCACAATTCTACCTGCGCACGGGGATCAGTGTGAAAAAATATGTCAACCCCACCGACGTTCCTGACCGCGAAGATTACAGGAATATCAAGGACAGGGCCGAACCTGCTATTCGTTATGCCGACATCCTGTTGCTTTATGCCGAGGCACTCAACGAACTCGACGGCACATACAACATCCCCTCATGGGACGAAGCAACCACTTACAACATCCGTCGTGACATTACCGAGATACAGAAAGGCATACATCCCATACGTATACGTGGTGGAGTACCCGATTATTCCACGGATGTTTATGCCAACAAAGACCTCTTGCGCGCCAAGATCAAACGCGAACGCATGATTGAATTCATGGGCGAGGGCAAGCGTTACTTCGATCTGCGCCGCTGGAAAGACGCACCACGCGAACTCAATCAGCGCATTTATGGATGTAATGTGATGATGGATGCCAACCATCCGGCGGAATTCCAACAGATTATTCCTATCAACAATCTGCGCACCACTTTCTCCGACAAGATGTATTTCTGGCCTATCCGTCACAGCGAACTGAAACATAACTCACGCCTGACGCAGAACCCCGGTTGGACCTACAATGATTAA
- a CDS encoding SusC/RagA family TonB-linked outer membrane protein, translated as MKKLFILFWMSCCIVFNALAQEQLNISGTVTDAAGEALIGVSVTVKDAKGLGTITNIDGKYNIKIQQYHTLVFSYIGYKPVSVLVKGDKKVIDVQMSEEKTNAIDEVVVTGLGTQKKLTVTGAITNVDVSQMKQFPSSNFTNALAGNVPGIIAMQSSGQPGKSTSRFWVRGISTFGASASAMILVDGFERNNIDDLNIEDIESFSVLKDASATAIYGSKGANGVILITTKHGKAGKININVKGEASYNTRTITPKFIDAPTYANLLNEARVTRNLAPQYQPEELALIRSGLDPDFYPNVDWSKLLLKNGAMSYRADLSMSGGGNTARYFVSLSYVEDQGMYNTDETLRKKYDTNANYKRWNYRMNVDIDVTPTTIIKLGVSGNLNKRNSPGLGDQYLWSELFGFNALSSPVLYSNGYVPAYGNNIHQMNPWVSSTRTGYNEEWDNNIQTNVTVEQKLDFITKGLSFTGRFGYDTYNSNHIYYRLWPAMYRANSRDSQGNIIWDKLFEETSMSQTSGGDGSRHEFLEALLRWDRTFDKLHNFSAVSRFTQDERIQTRNIGTDIKNSVSKRNQGLAGQLTYNYALRYFIDFNFGYNGSENFADHHRYGFFPAFSLAWNVAEEPLVKKALPWLNMFKLRYSWGKVGNDNMGRFPYLYTLDYTPNIGYNWGSNLSSGTIPGIHYTQMASPNVTWEVARKTDFGFDFVAFDNKFSLTMDYFHEKRTGIFIQRMFLPDITGLESYPWANVGAVKSQGFDGNFQYKDHIGEINWTVRGNITYSKNTILERDEENNVYAYQYGKGYRVNQQRGLIALGLFRDYDDIRNSPKQSWGTVQPGDIKYKDVNGDGIVDDGDRVAIGATDTPSLIYGLGASVSWRGFDLNLHFQGAGKYTFLINSGAVNAFRDGRWGNILQGITDNRWISSDISGTKETENPNAPYPRLSYGYNLNNQQSSSFWLRNGRFLRLKNLDIGYTLPKPMVNTIHLESVRIYISGQNLITWSPFKLWDPELDSRQRGQIYPITRSLTAGIQISL; from the coding sequence ATGAAAAAACTATTCATATTATTCTGGATGTCGTGCTGCATCGTGTTTAATGCATTAGCACAGGAACAGCTGAATATCTCGGGAACCGTGACCGATGCTGCAGGAGAAGCCCTCATCGGTGTCAGTGTCACCGTGAAAGATGCCAAGGGACTGGGTACCATCACCAATATTGATGGAAAATATAACATCAAGATACAGCAATATCACACGCTGGTGTTCTCTTACATTGGTTACAAGCCCGTGAGTGTGCTGGTTAAAGGCGACAAAAAGGTAATCGACGTACAGATGTCAGAAGAAAAGACAAACGCCATTGATGAAGTTGTCGTCACTGGTCTCGGCACACAAAAGAAGCTTACGGTGACTGGAGCCATCACCAATGTAGACGTATCGCAGATGAAACAATTCCCCTCATCAAACTTCACTAATGCTTTGGCGGGCAACGTTCCAGGCATCATTGCTATGCAGTCATCAGGGCAGCCGGGTAAAAGTACATCGCGTTTCTGGGTCCGCGGTATTTCAACCTTTGGAGCCAGTGCCTCTGCAATGATACTTGTAGATGGCTTTGAGCGGAATAACATCGATGACCTGAATATAGAGGATATCGAGAGTTTCTCTGTGTTGAAAGACGCTTCGGCAACAGCTATCTATGGTTCGAAAGGTGCTAATGGTGTAATTCTTATTACTACCAAGCACGGTAAAGCCGGAAAGATAAACATCAACGTAAAAGGCGAGGCTTCGTATAACACTCGAACCATTACACCGAAGTTTATAGATGCACCCACGTATGCTAACCTGCTCAATGAGGCACGTGTAACCCGTAACCTCGCGCCACAGTATCAACCCGAAGAGTTAGCACTTATCAGATCGGGATTGGATCCCGATTTCTATCCTAACGTAGACTGGTCAAAACTGCTGCTCAAAAACGGAGCTATGAGTTATCGGGCTGATTTGAGTATGAGTGGGGGTGGAAACACGGCCCGTTATTTTGTTTCACTATCGTATGTGGAAGATCAAGGCATGTATAACACCGACGAGACACTACGTAAAAAATACGACACTAATGCCAATTACAAGCGCTGGAACTACCGCATGAATGTGGATATAGATGTTACTCCGACGACAATCATCAAGTTAGGTGTGTCGGGCAATCTCAACAAACGCAACAGCCCCGGTCTCGGCGACCAATACCTGTGGAGCGAACTCTTTGGCTTCAATGCCCTTAGCTCTCCTGTTCTCTATTCCAATGGTTATGTTCCGGCCTATGGAAACAATATCCATCAAATGAATCCCTGGGTTTCATCCACACGTACAGGATACAACGAAGAATGGGACAATAACATACAGACAAATGTAACCGTAGAACAAAAGTTGGACTTTATTACCAAAGGCCTCTCATTTACGGGCCGATTTGGGTATGATACTTATAACAGCAACCACATCTACTATCGCCTTTGGCCAGCCATGTATCGTGCCAACAGCCGCGACTCACAGGGCAACATCATCTGGGACAAACTGTTTGAAGAGACTTCCATGAGCCAAACGTCAGGCGGAGATGGTTCGCGCCACGAGTTTCTGGAGGCATTGTTGCGTTGGGATCGCACTTTCGACAAGCTACACAACTTCAGTGCAGTCAGCCGCTTTACACAAGACGAGCGGATACAGACACGGAATATCGGCACAGACATCAAGAATTCTGTGAGTAAAAGGAACCAAGGACTTGCCGGACAGCTGACCTATAACTATGCACTACGCTATTTCATTGATTTCAACTTCGGCTACAACGGCTCAGAGAACTTTGCCGATCATCACCGCTACGGCTTCTTCCCCGCTTTCTCCTTAGCATGGAATGTAGCTGAAGAGCCACTCGTCAAGAAGGCATTGCCATGGCTTAATATGTTCAAACTACGCTATTCATGGGGTAAAGTGGGTAACGACAATATGGGAAGATTCCCTTATCTCTACACACTCGACTACACGCCGAACATAGGCTACAACTGGGGTTCGAATCTCTCTTCAGGGACCATACCCGGTATACATTACACCCAGATGGCATCACCAAACGTCACATGGGAGGTTGCACGCAAAACTGATTTCGGCTTTGATTTCGTGGCATTCGACAACAAGTTCTCACTCACGATGGATTATTTCCATGAGAAGCGAACGGGTATCTTCATACAGCGCATGTTCTTACCCGACATCACAGGACTTGAAAGCTATCCATGGGCAAATGTAGGAGCTGTAAAATCTCAGGGTTTTGACGGCAATTTTCAATATAAAGACCACATCGGAGAGATAAACTGGACAGTGCGTGGGAACATCACGTACAGCAAAAATACCATCTTGGAACGCGACGAAGAAAATAACGTCTATGCCTACCAGTATGGAAAAGGCTACCGGGTTAACCAGCAAAGAGGCCTTATTGCACTGGGGCTGTTCCGTGACTACGACGATATTCGCAACTCACCCAAACAGAGTTGGGGAACCGTTCAGCCTGGTGACATCAAGTATAAGGATGTCAACGGCGACGGCATCGTAGATGATGGCGACCGCGTTGCTATAGGGGCAACTGACACCCCGAGTCTCATCTATGGTCTTGGAGCATCTGTCAGCTGGCGCGGGTTCGACCTCAACCTCCACTTCCAGGGTGCAGGAAAATACACATTCCTTATCAATAGTGGGGCAGTTAATGCCTTCAGAGATGGTCGTTGGGGAAACATTCTGCAAGGAATAACCGACAACCGTTGGATTTCATCCGATATTTCAGGTACCAAGGAAACCGAAAATCCCAATGCCCCATACCCTCGTTTGAGTTACGGCTATAACCTCAATAATCAACAGTCGTCCAGTTTCTGGCTGCGCAACGGCCGTTTCCTGCGCTTGAAGAATCTTGATATCGGCTACACCCTGCCTAAACCCATGGTCAACACCATACACTTAGAGAGTGTGCGCATCTACATTTCGGGACAGAACCTCATCACTTGGTCACCCTTCAAGCTGTGGGATCCCGAACTCGACAGCAGACAGCGGGGGCAGATATACCCTATCACCCGTTCGCTCACAGCAGGTATACAAATCAGTTTATAA
- a CDS encoding IPT/TIG domain-containing protein — protein MKKNNLSIYARKSVWATLLFCATLMSACRSDNVDDSSGKYDPGRPVTVTDFVPKAGGADQKLVVYGSNFGNDTANVKVTIGGQRAVLINVKGDCLYCLVPAKAYTGEVVVSVGGKTANEQSATAGSKFNYERKMIVGTLSGIRNQFDDQGWHDGPFKTATGFAGEGCLTFDPLYPNILYVVYDENAHGIQALDLEKKEVKTILSMSKFDNQRLRSIDFSHDGQYMLISTDRDDRQLQSPSVWIVKRNSDGTFTDDSKSQILAAYKQCNGAAVHPINGELYFNSYERGQVFRLNMDNYFNTVEGGGTWYPNWTDGNFKELFTIQDVSWEFKIFIHPTGKYCYIAVINKHYILRSDYNEATKSFAPPYVVAGQARNDGWIDGVGTGARVNRPYQGCFVKNKQYVAENRDDVYDFYFCDNNNHCIRYLTPDGIIRTYAGRGTSSQAGDGNMWGTEDGDLREVARFNSPTGIAYDEKNNTFYILDTKGRKIRTISMEK, from the coding sequence ATGAAGAAAAATAATCTAAGCATCTATGCCCGAAAATCCGTATGGGCAACTTTGCTGTTTTGTGCCACCTTAATGTCAGCATGCCGAAGTGACAATGTTGACGATTCTTCCGGGAAGTATGATCCGGGCCGCCCCGTAACTGTAACAGACTTTGTTCCCAAGGCGGGCGGAGCTGACCAGAAATTGGTCGTATATGGCAGTAATTTCGGGAACGACACAGCTAATGTCAAAGTTACCATTGGTGGACAGCGGGCCGTTCTTATTAATGTTAAAGGCGATTGCCTATACTGTTTGGTACCGGCCAAAGCCTATACGGGCGAGGTTGTGGTATCTGTTGGCGGCAAAACTGCCAATGAACAGAGTGCTACTGCCGGCAGTAAATTTAATTACGAACGAAAGATGATTGTGGGAACACTTAGCGGCATACGTAACCAATTCGATGATCAAGGATGGCATGACGGCCCTTTCAAGACGGCCACAGGATTTGCCGGTGAAGGCTGCCTTACTTTCGACCCGCTATATCCTAACATTTTATACGTTGTTTATGATGAAAACGCGCACGGTATACAAGCGCTCGACTTAGAAAAAAAGGAGGTAAAAACTATCCTTTCTATGTCTAAGTTTGATAACCAGAGGTTACGTTCTATTGATTTCTCGCATGACGGCCAATATATGCTCATCTCTACCGACCGCGATGACCGCCAGCTGCAGAGTCCCAGTGTGTGGATTGTGAAGCGAAACAGCGATGGCACTTTCACAGATGACTCTAAGTCGCAGATCTTGGCTGCATATAAACAATGTAATGGGGCAGCCGTACATCCCATAAACGGAGAACTTTACTTTAACAGCTATGAGCGTGGACAGGTGTTCCGCCTCAACATGGACAATTACTTTAACACCGTTGAAGGTGGTGGAACGTGGTATCCCAATTGGACCGATGGTAATTTTAAAGAGTTATTCACTATTCAAGATGTTAGTTGGGAGTTTAAGATTTTCATTCATCCTACGGGTAAGTACTGCTACATCGCTGTCATTAATAAACATTACATACTCCGTTCCGACTATAATGAGGCTACTAAAAGTTTTGCTCCACCATACGTTGTGGCAGGACAGGCACGAAACGATGGCTGGATAGACGGCGTCGGTACGGGAGCGCGCGTAAACAGACCCTATCAGGGTTGCTTCGTAAAAAACAAACAATATGTAGCCGAGAACCGCGATGACGTGTACGACTTCTACTTCTGCGATAACAATAACCACTGCATACGCTACCTTACGCCTGATGGGATCATTCGCACATATGCAGGGCGTGGCACTTCTTCGCAAGCTGGCGATGGCAACATGTGGGGAACAGAAGATGGCGATCTAAGAGAAGTGGCTCGTTTTAATAGTCCTACGGGTATTGCCTACGATGAAAAGAATAATACATTCTACATCCTTGATACTAAAGGACGCAAGATACGCACTATTTCAATGGAAAAATAA
- a CDS encoding YaaA family protein gives MQIILASAKIMNAKTAVKVPIETQPVYEATAERFALEMSSWSVEMLAEAFHCSMSIALENRLRFQSFFNDDEKMPALLAYNGHAYKYLQASSFSEADFQFAQSHLFITSFLYGLLRPSDKIHPYRMEAKVHLHAAEDQNMFAFWRSRLTDALIEAVKKDDGVLIHLATEEYEHLFDWKRVCREVKVVQPLFYVEKGDSMKVVSVYAKRCRGAMTRCIIQNKWHQPDELLAFNEAGFSYQPHYGDELHPHFIFKQP, from the coding sequence ATGCAGATAATTCTCGCTTCAGCCAAGATCATGAATGCCAAGACAGCTGTAAAAGTGCCTATAGAGACTCAACCTGTCTATGAAGCCACGGCCGAACGCTTTGCCTTGGAAATGAGTTCGTGGTCTGTGGAAATGTTGGCTGAAGCCTTTCATTGCAGCATGTCGATAGCTTTGGAGAACCGGTTGCGCTTTCAAAGTTTCTTCAACGACGACGAGAAAATGCCTGCTTTACTGGCCTACAACGGTCATGCTTACAAATACCTGCAGGCATCTTCGTTCTCTGAAGCCGACTTCCAATTTGCCCAAAGCCACCTGTTTATCACGTCATTCCTATATGGTTTGCTGCGTCCGTCAGACAAAATCCATCCTTATCGCATGGAGGCCAAGGTGCATCTTCACGCTGCTGAAGACCAAAACATGTTTGCTTTCTGGCGCTCACGCCTTACAGATGCGCTCATCGAAGCCGTCAAGAAAGATGACGGTGTGCTGATACATTTGGCTACCGAGGAATATGAACATCTCTTCGATTGGAAACGCGTTTGCCGCGAAGTAAAGGTTGTTCAGCCCCTGTTCTACGTGGAGAAAGGCGACAGCATGAAGGTCGTTTCAGTCTATGCCAAGCGTTGTCGCGGCGCCATGACACGCTGCATCATCCAAAACAAATGGCACCAGCCCGATGAACTCCTTGCTTTCAACGAAGCAGGCTTCAGCTATCAGCCGCATTACGGCGATGAACTTCACCCGCATTTTATATTCAAACAACCATGA
- the ribD gene encoding bifunctional diaminohydroxyphosphoribosylaminopyrimidine deaminase/5-amino-6-(5-phosphoribosylamino)uracil reductase RibD has product MEHEYYMKRCLQLAENGRQNAKPNPMVGAVIVAHDRIIGEGYHVRCGEGHAEVNAFASVRREDEKLLPEATIYVSLEPCSHYGKTPPCADLIISKGIKRCVCGCVDPFAKVQGRGIQRMRDAGIEVVVGVMEQECLALNRRFITFNALHRPYILLKWAQTANGFISKKDSPLQLSTPVTQMLVHQLRAENEAVLVGHTTFLTDHPRLDVRQWSGCNPERIVLSPTMAARKEWPEGWTVAATIDEVIAHLYAEKKQSLVVEGGRKTLQAFIERGLWDEIRVETAPIMITEGVAAPHFPTHAHIEKTEYIDGNQIITLCR; this is encoded by the coding sequence ATGGAGCATGAATACTACATGAAACGCTGCCTGCAACTGGCAGAGAACGGACGGCAGAATGCCAAGCCCAATCCCATGGTGGGCGCTGTGATTGTGGCACATGACCGCATCATCGGCGAAGGCTATCACGTCAGATGCGGCGAAGGACACGCTGAAGTGAATGCCTTTGCAAGCGTCAGACGGGAAGATGAGAAGCTGTTGCCCGAGGCTACAATCTACGTGTCGTTGGAGCCTTGTTCGCATTATGGCAAGACGCCACCCTGTGCAGATCTCATCATCAGCAAGGGCATAAAGCGATGCGTCTGCGGTTGTGTTGACCCTTTTGCCAAGGTGCAGGGACGTGGCATTCAGCGCATGCGCGACGCCGGTATTGAGGTCGTTGTGGGCGTCATGGAACAGGAATGCTTGGCCTTGAACCGCCGTTTCATCACGTTCAATGCTTTGCATCGGCCGTATATTCTCCTGAAATGGGCACAGACAGCGAATGGTTTTATCAGTAAAAAAGACAGTCCGCTGCAGCTTTCTACGCCTGTCACACAAATGCTTGTGCATCAGTTGCGGGCCGAAAATGAGGCTGTTCTCGTGGGCCATACCACTTTCTTGACCGATCATCCCCGCCTTGACGTGCGCCAATGGAGTGGTTGTAATCCCGAACGTATCGTGCTTTCGCCGACTATGGCAGCACGAAAAGAGTGGCCGGAAGGCTGGACTGTCGCAGCAACCATCGACGAAGTCATCGCTCATCTCTATGCCGAGAAAAAACAAAGTCTCGTTGTAGAAGGGGGCAGGAAGACGCTGCAGGCTTTCATCGAACGCGGACTTTGGGACGAAATCCGAGTGGAGACGGCTCCGATAATGATAACAGAAGGCGTGGCAGCTCCACATTTTCCCACGCATGCGCATATAGAAAAAACAGAATATATTGACGGAAACCAAATCATCACCCTATGCAGATAA